The Streptomonospora litoralis genome window below encodes:
- the fxlM gene encoding methyltransferase, FxLD system: MKDEDERLPGAAEEGWWSASVWFAGEAGVSSHAAQALCSTLADQRFHFVRKDGGLRLRTQHCAAHHLDALVADQVATRWVGTVYEPETEAFGGSAGMAIAHALFCADSPSALMETGAPGARERCVLLLSVLLRHAGLDPFEVGDVWTKLGALRPPLTPPAGSARDSAVAAMRRLMNADAQHRPNAEADWAERVTAFTDAGRRLRSLADQGRLTRGLRAVLAHHAVFAFNRAGVPIDQQAATAWLGSHVAFADRQDADVSTHLSAHSTTDATRMETMTSATDPADLRDELVNRLVGSGHLRTPEAIAAFREVQRDRFLPGVDQHAAYAEDAVSIKHDDTGDMISCISAPSIVATQLEQLGARPGHRVLEAGAATGYNAALLGRLVAPGGHVWTVDVDQDLVEGARKNLAEAGASNVTAVLGDGAAGWPDHAPYDRIQFTVGAGDVPARILDQLAPHGRLVLPMRIRGSISRSFAFERDGDAWKTVSCEMATFIPLRKGVCDDVYTRVPMAGEGNVLLETFSEQDVDREAIRTVLDQQQAKVYSGVKFRQGDPWEWLYLYLAAVLPNGLSRMPGARPGFTPHFGWGSMAALDGGSLAYLTVREGEDAQGRFWEIGVIGHGPCADELAEQVAGEIVAWDEGWGNTAPSPTFRMALGEARDRLKTNDPRFVIDKPHSRLVIDWPRRS, translated from the coding sequence ATGAAAGACGAGGACGAACGTCTTCCCGGAGCCGCTGAGGAAGGCTGGTGGAGCGCTAGCGTGTGGTTCGCGGGTGAGGCTGGAGTGAGCTCGCACGCCGCTCAGGCTCTGTGCTCGACGCTGGCCGACCAGCGCTTCCACTTTGTGCGCAAGGACGGCGGGCTGAGACTGCGCACGCAGCACTGCGCAGCCCATCACCTGGATGCCCTTGTCGCCGACCAGGTGGCCACGAGGTGGGTGGGCACCGTCTACGAGCCGGAGACCGAAGCCTTCGGCGGTAGCGCGGGCATGGCCATCGCGCATGCCCTGTTCTGCGCCGACAGTCCCTCCGCCTTGATGGAGACCGGCGCCCCGGGCGCCAGGGAGCGCTGCGTCCTGTTGCTGTCGGTCCTGCTCCGACACGCCGGCCTGGATCCGTTCGAGGTCGGCGACGTCTGGACGAAGCTCGGCGCGTTGCGGCCACCGCTCACCCCGCCCGCCGGCTCTGCGCGTGACAGTGCGGTGGCGGCCATGCGGCGCCTGATGAACGCCGACGCCCAGCATCGGCCGAACGCCGAGGCCGACTGGGCCGAGCGCGTCACCGCGTTCACCGACGCCGGCCGCCGGCTGAGGTCCCTGGCCGACCAAGGGCGGCTCACGCGGGGCCTGCGGGCGGTGCTGGCCCACCATGCCGTCTTCGCCTTCAACCGCGCCGGAGTTCCCATCGACCAGCAGGCCGCAACGGCCTGGCTGGGCAGCCACGTCGCCTTCGCCGATCGACAGGATGCTGACGTGTCCACCCATCTGTCCGCTCATTCGACAACCGATGCAACCCGAATGGAGACCATGACTTCCGCCACCGACCCCGCCGACCTGCGCGACGAACTCGTGAACCGCCTCGTCGGCAGCGGCCACCTCCGCACCCCCGAGGCCATCGCCGCCTTCCGGGAGGTCCAGCGCGACCGGTTCCTGCCCGGCGTCGACCAGCACGCCGCCTACGCCGAGGACGCCGTATCCATCAAGCACGATGACACCGGCGACATGATCTCCTGCATCTCCGCCCCCTCCATCGTCGCCACCCAACTGGAGCAGCTGGGCGCCCGGCCCGGACACAGGGTGCTGGAAGCCGGAGCCGCAACTGGTTACAACGCCGCCCTCCTCGGCCGCCTCGTGGCGCCCGGGGGCCATGTGTGGACGGTCGACGTCGACCAGGACCTCGTCGAGGGCGCCCGCAAGAACCTCGCCGAAGCCGGCGCCTCCAATGTCACCGCCGTCCTGGGCGACGGCGCGGCCGGTTGGCCGGACCACGCCCCCTACGACCGCATCCAGTTCACCGTCGGCGCCGGTGACGTGCCGGCCCGGATCCTCGACCAGCTCGCCCCGCACGGACGCCTGGTCCTGCCCATGCGCATCCGCGGCAGCATCTCCCGCAGCTTCGCCTTCGAACGTGACGGCGACGCCTGGAAAACCGTCTCGTGCGAGATGGCGACGTTCATCCCCCTGCGCAAGGGCGTGTGCGACGACGTCTACACGCGGGTTCCCATGGCCGGTGAGGGCAACGTGCTCCTGGAGACCTTCAGCGAGCAGGACGTGGACCGCGAAGCGATCCGCACCGTCCTCGACCAGCAGCAGGCCAAGGTCTACTCCGGCGTGAAGTTCCGCCAGGGCGACCCCTGGGAGTGGCTCTACCTGTACCTGGCGGCTGTGCTGCCCAACGGCCTGTCCCGCATGCCGGGTGCCCGCCCCGGCTTCACCCCGCACTTCGGCTGGGGCTCGATGGCCGCCCTCGACGGCGGCAGCCTGGCCTACCTGACGGTGCGCGAGGGCGAGGACGCGCAGGGCCGGTTCTGGGAGATCGGCGTCATCGGCCATGGCCCGTGCGCCGACGAGCTCGCCGAGCAGGTCGCGGGCGAGATCGTCGCGTGGGATGAGGGCTGGGGCAACACCGCGCCCAGCCCCACCTTCCGCATGGCCCTCGGCGAGGCGCGCGACCGGCTGAAGACCAACGATCCGCGCTTCGTCATCGACAAGCCTCACAGCCGCCTGGTCATCGACTGGCCGCGCCGCAGCTGA
- a CDS encoding phosphotransferase enzyme family protein, producing the protein MPNSAGLSATVARVLDERYGLAPAQLSPVRGGQHTVNLRADSGKRAMFVKTYEDSADLATERRAIALSEFAGENGVPVSPVIDNREGDPIDTSSPVAMSVWEWMPGSAAQELNPSIAEQAGRALGHLHRATADLTESRRPAGPVQDAWRGIDTDGISATIDHLLGIIEERVHAGQAGPFDTLAARTLTERRAMLPALPSLAAELPGDLTVQVLHGDYAPRNLLFDDEGRLTAVLDFSPPTPGLLAYDIGRAALFATTLARGDWLDCANALLTAYLDVNPTVTASDLQACYHVPVIQLLRSLYGIKQHYLSPGIDQADLDDFWHMRHRAAQTLLEHRGSIEDMLTKLAHHLPPTRPSRC; encoded by the coding sequence ATGCCCAACTCCGCCGGCCTTTCCGCTACCGTGGCCCGCGTTCTGGACGAACGCTACGGGCTGGCCCCTGCGCAGCTGTCTCCGGTGCGCGGCGGCCAACACACCGTCAACCTGCGCGCCGATAGTGGCAAGCGCGCGATGTTCGTCAAAACGTACGAGGATTCCGCCGACCTGGCCACCGAACGCCGCGCGATCGCGCTCTCGGAGTTCGCCGGCGAAAACGGCGTCCCCGTCTCCCCCGTTATCGACAACCGAGAAGGCGATCCCATAGACACCAGCTCACCGGTGGCGATGTCGGTATGGGAGTGGATGCCCGGCAGCGCGGCCCAGGAACTGAACCCTTCTATCGCCGAGCAGGCGGGTCGTGCGCTAGGTCATCTGCACCGCGCCACCGCTGACCTGACCGAAAGCCGTCGGCCCGCCGGCCCCGTGCAGGACGCATGGCGCGGTATTGACACCGACGGCATCTCCGCCACCATCGACCATCTGCTCGGCATCATCGAGGAACGGGTACACGCGGGGCAGGCCGGCCCTTTCGACACCCTCGCTGCCCGCACCCTGACGGAGCGGCGGGCGATGCTCCCCGCCCTTCCCTCCCTCGCCGCGGAACTTCCCGGGGATCTCACCGTCCAGGTCTTGCACGGCGACTACGCCCCCCGCAACCTGCTCTTCGACGACGAAGGACGACTCACAGCCGTCCTCGACTTCTCACCGCCAACCCCTGGACTCCTCGCTTATGACATCGGCCGCGCCGCGCTTTTCGCCACGACTCTCGCGCGCGGCGACTGGCTCGACTGCGCCAACGCCCTCCTCACCGCCTATCTCGACGTCAACCCGACCGTCACAGCTTCGGACCTGCAAGCTTGTTACCACGTCCCCGTCATTCAACTTCTACGCAGTCTCTACGGCATCAAACAGCACTACCTCAGCCCCGGCATCGACCAGGCCGACCTCGACGACTTCTGGCACATGCGCCACCGCGCCGCCCAGACTCTGCTGGAGCATCGCGGATCAATCGAGGACATGCTCACCAAGCTGGCCCACCACCTCCCACCGACGAGGCCGTCGCGATGCTGA
- a CDS encoding Scr1 family TA system antitoxin-like transcriptional regulator, with protein MRKQGEYLLRVGQLPHIDLQVLPFSVGAHAALGSAFTVLDFLGAVDPTIIFTDSIGGGLFEESPEEVDQYVAIFGDVQGSA; from the coding sequence ATGCGCAAGCAAGGCGAATACCTGCTGCGCGTGGGGCAACTCCCCCACATCGACCTCCAGGTGCTGCCGTTCAGCGTCGGTGCGCATGCGGCGCTGGGCTCAGCGTTCACCGTCCTCGACTTCTTAGGGGCGGTGGATCCAACGATCATCTTCACCGACAGCATCGGCGGCGGATTGTTCGAGGAATCGCCCGAGGAGGTCGACCAGTACGTGGCGATCTTCGGCGACGTCCAGGGCAGCGCTTGA
- a CDS encoding DUF397 domain-containing protein has translation MSHPTPEFRKSSYSTRNSQNCVEVADLDGGAGAVRDSQHPDHGRLEFTSAEWRAFLAHVKSDQV, from the coding sequence ATGTCCCACCCCACACCTGAGTTCCGCAAGAGCAGCTACTCCACCCGGAACTCGCAGAACTGCGTCGAGGTCGCCGACCTGGACGGCGGTGCCGGCGCCGTCCGCGACAGCCAGCACCCCGACCACGGGCGCCTGGAGTTCACCTCCGCCGAATGGCGGGCCTTCCTCGCCCACGTCAAGTCGGACCAGGTGTAG
- a CDS encoding HAD family hydrolase → MIRSVVFDVGETLLDDTREWARWADWIQVPRHTFSAVLGAVTAQGRDNSETFTYFKPDFDLARERQAREEADQGEHIEETDLYSDVRPTLQALRDQGAWLGIAGNQTRRAAELLRQLDLPVDLIATSGEWGVAKPAHGFFEHVKYMASGTAREIVYVGDHRDNDVLPAAAAGLNSALIRRGPWGYLWASDSRVTTHATWVIDSLAELPDLLRP, encoded by the coding sequence ATGATTCGGTCTGTTGTCTTTGATGTCGGCGAGACGCTGCTAGACGATACTCGTGAGTGGGCCCGGTGGGCTGACTGGATTCAGGTGCCGCGGCACACCTTCTCTGCGGTGCTGGGTGCGGTTACCGCGCAGGGACGCGATAACTCCGAGACCTTCACCTACTTCAAACCCGATTTCGACCTCGCGCGTGAGCGGCAGGCCCGCGAGGAGGCAGACCAGGGCGAACACATCGAAGAGACTGATCTCTACTCCGACGTACGACCTACGCTCCAAGCGCTACGAGATCAGGGAGCGTGGCTCGGTATTGCCGGAAACCAGACACGGCGCGCTGCAGAACTATTGCGCCAGCTGGATCTTCCTGTCGATCTCATCGCCACCTCGGGTGAATGGGGTGTCGCCAAACCCGCACATGGATTTTTTGAACATGTCAAATATATGGCGTCGGGGACTGCCCGTGAGATCGTCTATGTTGGGGACCACCGAGACAACGACGTCCTTCCCGCCGCGGCTGCAGGTCTGAACAGTGCACTGATCCGCCGCGGCCCCTGGGGGTACCTGTGGGCGTCAGACTCTCGGGTGACCACACACGCCACCTGGGTAATCGACTCGCTTGCTGAACTTCCCGATTTGCTCAGGCCGTAG
- a CDS encoding phosphotransferase family protein, with translation MSSHVLDTSAVLTAAARAAGIKADGAELIRDGANVLYRLPDRVVARVGRPGTCAVAEREVDVSRWLEGCAVPVVHALTGVPQPTVIDGSPVTWWRLLPPHRPATPGELGAVLGTIHRLPIPEELRLPRFDPFAGIDPDHISTAQALDPEDRAWLTRRLADLREQHLKLGAVGGCGVVHGDAWQGNVAVPEEGPPIVLDLEKVALGPRDADLVSLAVDHTDFARISDEDYNAFVTAYGGYDVTTAPGFGTLAEIQELRWVCFTLSKAATRPGAAEEARHRIRCLRGDIPRPWTWRAF, from the coding sequence GTGAGCTCCCACGTCCTCGACACCAGTGCCGTCCTTACCGCTGCGGCACGCGCTGCGGGCATCAAGGCCGACGGCGCTGAACTGATCCGCGATGGTGCCAACGTCCTCTACCGGCTGCCCGATCGCGTCGTCGCCCGCGTCGGGCGGCCGGGGACCTGCGCGGTCGCCGAGCGCGAAGTGGACGTTTCCCGCTGGTTGGAAGGCTGCGCGGTGCCGGTCGTCCACGCCCTTACCGGCGTTCCCCAGCCGACCGTCATCGACGGTAGCCCGGTCACCTGGTGGCGTTTGCTGCCACCCCACCGGCCCGCCACACCGGGCGAGCTCGGTGCTGTCCTAGGCACCATTCACAGGCTGCCGATACCCGAAGAACTGCGGCTGCCTCGGTTCGATCCGTTCGCCGGCATCGATCCCGACCACATCAGTACCGCCCAGGCGTTGGATCCCGAAGATCGAGCATGGCTGACTCGGCGCCTTGCCGACCTTCGTGAGCAGCACCTGAAGCTTGGCGCTGTGGGAGGCTGCGGAGTGGTTCACGGTGATGCCTGGCAAGGCAACGTGGCCGTCCCCGAGGAAGGTCCGCCCATCGTGTTGGACCTTGAGAAGGTCGCCCTCGGCCCGCGGGACGCCGATCTGGTCTCCCTGGCCGTGGACCATACCGACTTCGCCCGGATCTCCGACGAGGACTACAACGCCTTCGTCACCGCCTACGGCGGCTATGACGTGACCACCGCACCCGGCTTCGGCACCCTGGCGGAGATTCAAGAGTTGCGCTGGGTGTGTTTCACCCTCAGCAAGGCCGCAACCCGCCCCGGTGCCGCAGAGGAGGCCCGGCACCGCATCCGGTGTCTGCGCGGTGACATCCCCCGTCCATGGACCTGGAGGGCTTTCTGA
- a CDS encoding NYN domain-containing protein — MDNESTARLAVLIDADNAQPSIAVNLLAEVAQYGTAHVKRAYGDWTGTSLKGWKEQLLTQSIQPMQQFAYSTGKNATDAALVIDAMDLLYTDRFDGFCIVSSDSDFTRLAARIRESGLTVYGFGERKTPKPFVSACDKFIYTENLVSTQKTPAETEQPLQQGQANGASVLPASDAGLASLLREVVAAASNDDGWAHLAAVGSIARKRQPDFDPRSYGHAKLMSLIEATGLFNLAKRDPGGGNPPVVYVRDRSRAS; from the coding sequence ATGGACAACGAAAGCACCGCGCGGCTGGCTGTACTCATCGACGCCGACAACGCTCAGCCCTCCATCGCCGTCAACCTGCTGGCCGAGGTCGCCCAGTACGGAACCGCCCACGTCAAGCGCGCCTACGGCGACTGGACCGGCACGTCCCTCAAGGGGTGGAAGGAGCAGCTGCTCACCCAATCGATCCAGCCCATGCAGCAGTTCGCGTACAGCACCGGCAAGAACGCCACCGACGCGGCCCTGGTGATCGACGCGATGGACCTGCTGTATACGGACCGCTTCGACGGGTTCTGCATCGTCTCCAGCGACAGCGACTTCACCCGCCTTGCCGCGCGTATCCGTGAATCCGGACTGACCGTCTACGGGTTCGGGGAACGCAAAACGCCCAAGCCGTTCGTTTCGGCCTGCGACAAGTTCATCTACACCGAGAACCTCGTCTCCACCCAGAAAACGCCGGCGGAGACCGAACAGCCACTGCAGCAGGGGCAGGCCAATGGTGCTTCCGTCCTCCCGGCCTCGGACGCTGGACTGGCGAGCCTATTGCGCGAGGTGGTCGCCGCGGCTTCCAACGACGACGGCTGGGCGCACCTGGCAGCCGTCGGGAGCATCGCCCGCAAGCGCCAACCCGACTTCGACCCCCGCAGCTACGGCCACGCCAAACTGATGAGCCTGATCGAGGCGACCGGACTGTTCAATCTGGCCAAACGCGATCCCGGCGGCGGGAATCCTCCCGTCGTCTACGTCCGCGACCGCAGCCGCGCAAGCTGA
- a CDS encoding NUDIX hydrolase, which translates to MCDRMFENLASEEARSAAVLAAHVLLFDRGRVLLTRRSANAAYAPLYWHASVAGKVEPHESVVDAAVREAREELGIVLAPGDLEPAHVMHSAENGSRLHVFFAARTWEGVPVNAEPDKHAQIAWNPAHRLPDATVGYCAQAIEAYLTGAPFSLHRFPHNGETAAASGPAAEADLGDAGVPGSLELMFNRIAAERRRQERMYGIQNLSSGNGPQHRPQAERAQSNVDDAGHPPTFYDLAFEELSEARAADDRELLEELVQSAAVLVQWGQAVLASQEAGDPTTPSSRS; encoded by the coding sequence ATGTGCGATCGTATGTTCGAGAACCTGGCGAGCGAGGAAGCCCGATCCGCCGCCGTCCTCGCAGCGCACGTGCTGCTTTTCGACCGCGGCCGGGTGCTGCTTACCCGGCGCAGCGCGAACGCTGCCTACGCCCCGCTGTACTGGCATGCGAGCGTGGCGGGCAAGGTCGAGCCACACGAGTCGGTCGTCGACGCGGCGGTTCGAGAGGCCCGCGAGGAGCTGGGGATCGTGCTGGCGCCCGGTGACCTGGAACCGGCCCACGTCATGCACAGCGCGGAGAACGGGAGCCGCCTGCACGTCTTCTTCGCCGCCCGAACGTGGGAAGGAGTGCCGGTCAACGCCGAACCCGACAAGCACGCGCAGATCGCCTGGAACCCCGCCCACCGGCTGCCGGATGCGACCGTCGGCTACTGCGCCCAAGCGATCGAGGCCTACCTGACCGGTGCCCCGTTCTCCCTCCATAGGTTCCCGCACAACGGGGAAACCGCGGCCGCGTCAGGTCCCGCCGCCGAGGCGGACCTCGGAGACGCGGGCGTGCCCGGCTCGCTAGAGCTCATGTTCAACCGGATCGCCGCGGAGCGCCGGCGGCAGGAGCGGATGTATGGCATCCAGAACCTGTCCTCCGGCAACGGCCCCCAGCACCGGCCTCAAGCCGAGCGCGCACAGAGCAACGTCGACGACGCCGGGCATCCGCCTACGTTCTACGACCTGGCGTTCGAAGAGTTGAGCGAAGCGCGTGCCGCCGACGATCGGGAGTTGCTCGAGGAACTGGTGCAGAGTGCGGCGGTGCTGGTCCAGTGGGGCCAAGCCGTGCTCGCCTCGCAGGAGGCCGGAGATCCTACGACGCCGTCATCTCGTTCTTGA
- a CDS encoding class I SAM-dependent methyltransferase: MSHFTGTATYYRRYRPGIPDDVTSVLDHAAPTRSKGRRRLLDVGTGTGLVAEALLDRFDDIIGVDSDADMLAAAESALRPKLPEHSRLSLVQSTAEDFTPPTGWQAELVTICRAFHWLDQGTVLSLLDEQVAPDGVVAIFSDSSFWTASSPWKEAVRDVVKSCLGEERRAGAGTFQHHNRPYSDLLAESPFDAVEEVRVPVECTWTAESILGYLYSTSFAAPHLFGDRVKEFEAAVKHRLAEFSGDDTFPEENEFLIRLGRRSRNGG; encoded by the coding sequence ATGAGTCACTTCACCGGAACCGCTACATACTACCGCCGGTACCGTCCCGGCATTCCCGACGATGTGACGTCGGTTCTCGACCACGCCGCCCCCACCCGTTCCAAAGGTCGGCGGCGCCTCCTGGACGTCGGCACCGGGACCGGGCTGGTGGCCGAGGCCCTGCTGGATCGCTTCGACGACATCATCGGCGTCGACAGCGACGCCGACATGCTGGCCGCGGCCGAGTCGGCGCTGCGTCCCAAGCTCCCCGAGCACTCCCGCTTATCCCTCGTCCAGAGCACGGCTGAGGACTTCACCCCGCCCACCGGCTGGCAGGCCGAACTCGTCACCATCTGCCGCGCGTTTCACTGGCTCGACCAAGGCACGGTCCTGTCCCTGCTGGACGAGCAGGTCGCTCCCGACGGCGTGGTCGCCATCTTCAGCGACAGCAGCTTCTGGACCGCCAGCAGCCCGTGGAAGGAAGCAGTCCGCGACGTCGTGAAGAGCTGCCTCGGCGAGGAACGGCGCGCGGGTGCCGGTACGTTTCAGCACCACAACCGCCCCTATAGCGACCTCCTGGCGGAATCACCCTTCGACGCAGTCGAGGAAGTCCGCGTACCCGTCGAGTGCACCTGGACCGCGGAAAGCATCCTCGGCTACCTCTACTCCACATCCTTCGCCGCACCCCACCTCTTCGGGGACCGGGTCAAGGAATTCGAGGCCGCCGTGAAGCACCGGCTGGCCGAGTTCAGCGGCGACGACACGTTCCCCGAGGAGAACGAGTTCCTCATCCGTCTGGGACGGCGCAGCCGCAATGGCGGCTGA
- a CDS encoding NUDIX hydrolase, producing MPRAPFQVLVVPFRRIGELVEFAILRREDMDVWQAVAGGGEAGETPQQAAAREADEELGLTESVSLYPLQTTASIPARIFADRDSWPVGTYVIPEYTFAADLTGVDIKISDEHTAVQWLDYQAAHDVLRFDSNRTALGELNERLRADDLPQTAACHQPHRARARCPR from the coding sequence ATGCCCCGAGCACCGTTCCAGGTCCTTGTCGTCCCCTTCCGCCGCATCGGTGAGCTGGTCGAGTTCGCCATACTGCGGCGTGAGGACATGGATGTGTGGCAGGCGGTCGCCGGCGGAGGCGAGGCTGGCGAGACACCGCAACAGGCCGCCGCTCGCGAAGCCGACGAAGAACTCGGACTCACCGAATCCGTTTCGCTCTACCCGTTGCAGACCACCGCCAGCATCCCCGCGCGGATCTTCGCCGACCGCGACAGTTGGCCTGTAGGGACCTACGTCATCCCTGAATACACCTTCGCCGCCGACCTGACCGGTGTGGACATCAAAATCTCCGATGAGCACACCGCCGTCCAATGGCTGGATTACCAAGCCGCCCACGACGTCCTGCGGTTCGACAGCAACCGCACGGCTCTGGGCGAACTCAACGAGCGCCTCCGCGCTGACGACCTGCCCCAAACCGCCGCGTGCCACCAGCCCCACCGAGCCCGGGCCCGCTGTCCCCGGTAA
- a CDS encoding NUDIX hydrolase yields MLIDIYTDRNEHLGAEDKKVAHEMGLWHRTFSCLALNPDAATVLLQKKSPGRYVFDRPDYADFTVGGHYHAGESVSEGVRELREELGLEVPYTDLQPLGIRQTAVTLAPGWVEHEFQYWHLLPLDLDMADIPLDDAEVSGLVEVDLDDAIALAGAEATEAPARYLVREGQDGHRQLLDGALRREDLVPGYLTVDQLYLRMFIAARRYLTGERTHLFW; encoded by the coding sequence ATGCTGATCGACATCTACACCGACCGCAACGAACACCTGGGGGCCGAGGACAAGAAGGTCGCCCACGAGATGGGCCTGTGGCACCGCACTTTCTCCTGTCTGGCCCTCAACCCCGATGCAGCGACCGTGCTGCTGCAGAAGAAGAGCCCCGGCCGCTACGTCTTCGACCGGCCCGACTACGCCGACTTCACCGTCGGCGGCCATTACCACGCCGGTGAGAGCGTCTCCGAGGGCGTTCGGGAGTTGCGTGAGGAACTCGGCCTCGAGGTTCCCTACACCGATCTTCAGCCCTTGGGGATCCGCCAGACCGCCGTCACCCTGGCCCCCGGGTGGGTCGAGCACGAATTCCAGTACTGGCATCTCCTGCCCCTCGACCTCGACATGGCCGACATCCCGCTGGACGACGCCGAAGTCTCCGGGCTCGTCGAAGTAGACCTCGACGACGCCATCGCCCTGGCCGGCGCCGAGGCCACCGAGGCTCCGGCCCGGTATCTGGTGCGCGAGGGCCAGGACGGCCACCGCCAACTCCTGGACGGCGCGCTGAGGCGGGAAGACCTGGTCCCCGGCTATCTCACCGTCGACCAGCTGTACCTGCGGATGTTCATCGCCGCCCGCCGCTACCTCACCGGCGAACGCACCCACCTGTTCTGGTGA
- a CDS encoding NUDIX hydrolase, which yields MTEQRVGSVQRRAARAILIDDQRRLLLIKRTKPNEPPYWTTPGGGVEETDESVEAALHRELAEELGATATVASHVFLFSYAGEDGDVVHHFFVARLSALDESTRTGTEFSDPARGSYELDRVALRGDGLAALDLKPAPLKEFILDNRAALLSEAASVA from the coding sequence ATGACGGAGCAGAGGGTCGGCAGCGTGCAGCGGCGTGCGGCGCGGGCCATTCTGATCGACGACCAGCGGCGTCTGCTGCTGATCAAGCGGACGAAACCGAACGAGCCGCCGTACTGGACTACCCCAGGCGGCGGCGTTGAGGAAACGGACGAATCCGTCGAGGCGGCCCTGCATCGCGAACTCGCCGAAGAGCTGGGCGCGACAGCGACCGTCGCCTCGCACGTGTTCCTGTTCAGCTACGCCGGCGAAGACGGGGACGTCGTGCACCACTTCTTCGTTGCCCGGCTGTCGGCCTTGGACGAATCCACCCGCACCGGGACGGAATTCAGCGATCCGGCACGCGGTAGCTACGAACTCGACCGGGTCGCGCTGCGTGGAGACGGCCTCGCCGCGCTCGACCTCAAGCCGGCTCCGTTGAAGGAGTTCATCCTGGACAACCGGGCGGCGCTGCTTTCCGAAGCGGCCTCCGTCGCCTGA
- the trpS gene encoding tryptophan--tRNA ligase, producing the protein MTDQRMLTGDRPTGKLHLGHYVGSIANRVKLQHQYETWLILADLHMLTTKNARSDIDEISGNARQMVLDSLAAGIEPERATFYLQSAIPEIGELNTLFQNLITVPRLERIPSLKDMASDASKEEMPYGLLGYPVLQAADILCVKANVVPVGKDNHAHVEVTREIARRFNHLYGETFPVPELVTSEVSTLVGTDGHAKASKSLGNVIYLADSAEEVRTKVAAMYTDPNRVRADVPGTVEGNPVFIYHDAFNDDPAQVADLKERYQAGTVGDVEVKDKLAAAINRFLDPIRERRAAFEAQPGLVDQIIVEGTERTRREVQQVVFEVRKAMGLAGAYNQLRRKAERAQKKPATQT; encoded by the coding sequence ATGACAGATCAGCGGATGCTCACCGGCGACCGCCCCACCGGGAAACTGCACCTGGGCCACTACGTGGGCAGCATCGCCAACCGGGTCAAACTGCAGCACCAGTACGAGACCTGGCTCATCCTCGCTGATCTGCACATGCTCACCACCAAGAACGCCCGCAGCGACATCGACGAGATCTCGGGCAACGCCCGCCAGATGGTGCTGGACTCCCTGGCCGCCGGCATCGAACCCGAACGCGCGACGTTCTACCTGCAGTCGGCCATCCCCGAGATCGGCGAACTCAACACGCTCTTCCAGAACCTGATCACCGTCCCGCGGCTGGAGCGCATCCCCAGCCTGAAAGACATGGCCAGCGACGCCTCCAAAGAGGAAATGCCCTACGGGCTGCTCGGCTATCCCGTCCTGCAGGCCGCCGACATCCTCTGTGTTAAGGCCAACGTCGTTCCGGTCGGCAAGGACAACCACGCCCACGTCGAAGTGACCCGGGAGATCGCCCGGCGCTTCAACCACCTCTACGGCGAGACGTTCCCCGTGCCCGAACTCGTCACCAGCGAGGTCTCGACCCTGGTGGGCACCGACGGCCACGCCAAGGCCAGCAAGTCGCTGGGCAACGTCATCTACCTCGCCGACAGCGCCGAGGAGGTCCGCACGAAGGTCGCGGCCATGTACACCGACCCCAACCGGGTCCGGGCCGACGTCCCGGGCACCGTCGAGGGCAACCCGGTGTTCATCTACCACGACGCCTTCAACGACGACCCGGCCCAGGTCGCCGACCTGAAGGAGCGCTACCAGGCGGGCACGGTCGGCGACGTCGAGGTCAAGGACAAGCTCGCCGCCGCGATCAACCGGTTCCTCGACCCGATCCGCGAGCGCCGCGCCGCCTTCGAGGCCCAGCCCGGCCTCGTCGATCAGATCATCGTCGAGGGCACCGAGCGCACGCGCCGCGAAGTCCAACAGGTGGTGTTCGAGGTGCGCAAGGCCATGGGGCTGGCCGGGGCCTACAACCAGCTGCGCCGCAAGGCCGAGCGGGCCCAGAAGAAACCTGCGACTCAGACCTGA